From the Lolium rigidum isolate FL_2022 chromosome 2, APGP_CSIRO_Lrig_0.1, whole genome shotgun sequence genome, one window contains:
- the LOC124690890 gene encoding shugoshin-1-like, producing the protein MAAAAGAALGGLNPKPKQKPNPSASLPSPGKPVALADITNTGRPNPPRSVSVGDVLKENARLVQLLAQKDQLLAQRTKFIEKSSIEMNKFRSALNTSRQQNLNLARANSQITAELNHAKDRLKVLQHELACAAIVCKLKGSGLERKSSTANDQLQKQVTSQEEVDAAPFELAAVEAHQADSKATSADVHHSVETQPSIPCSTVLEEALPAKTNKRTSVSRRTSKRKSESCEGTKDTTTVQPSYKPDMQPPESSQHEDQRNTLRRRSSRLNPGSYEMSEVSCETLHMDTDVPSSSSFSVPELNNANDMQGATQGNTAGHKVKTSVLNENQNEMNKQPEQEVIVEEGTQEVDSRVAAVGDLEAHQNDDKAMDASPNNLPETQSSPQYNIKHPVPPEKRANRRVASKRKLEPSEGQKDSNIEEGITAKLHSTSSEPPHHEDMRKSKRQKSSRSNPVSCEVTEGTLETAQEDIVAPLPPSSSKISTEQSETGKQNARRPSTEPPEEQAAGRSSVEVTGRRSSMRGAAKAVSYKEIPLNVKMRRP; encoded by the exons atggccgccgctgccg GAGCGGCGCTCGGTGGCCTGAACCCGAAGCCGAAGCAGaagccaaaccctagcgccaGCCTCCCGTCGCCGGGGAAGCCCGTCGCGCTGGCCGACATCACCAACACCGGGAGGCCCAACCCTCCCAGATCCGTCAGCGTCGGCGATGTCCTCAAG GAGAACGCCAGGCTGGTCCAGCTGCTCGCCCAGAAAGACCAGCTGCTTGCCCAGAGAAC CAAGTTCATTGAGAAGAGCAGCATCGAGATGAACAAGTTCCGCTCCGCGCTCAACACGTCGCGCCAGCAGAACCTGAACCTTGCGCGGGCCAATTCTCAGATCACTGCG GAACTGAATCACGCGAAAGATCGA CTAAAGGTACTGCAGCATGAGCTTGCATGTGCAGCAATAGTGTGTAAATTAAAGGGTTCAGGGCTCGAG CGAAAGAGTAGCACTGCTAACGACCAGCTGCAGAAACAAGTTACTTCACAG GAGGAGGTAGACGCTGCTCCATTTGAACTTGCTGCAGTTGAGGCTCATCAAGCTGATAGTAAGGCCACCAGTGCTGATGTGCACCACTCAGTTGAGACACAAC CCTCTATACCATGTAGTACAGTCCTTGAGGAAGCACTACCGGCTAAAACAAATAAGAG GACATCAGTGAGTCGGCGCACAAGTAAACGAAAGTCAGAATCATGCGAAGGTACAAAAGACACCACCACAGTTCAGCCGAGCTACAAGCCTGATATGCAACCCCCTGAATCATCGCAGCATGAGGATCAGAG AAACACGCTACGCAGAAGGTCTTCTAGACTGAACCCAGGATCTTATGAAATGTCAGAAGTCTCTTGTGAGACCTTGCATATGGACACTGATGTCCCTTCATCTTCTAGTTTTAGTGTTCCAGAACTAAACAATGCAAACGACATG CAGGGGGCAACACAAGGCAACACAGCAGGGCATAAAGTAAAAACTTCAGTACTCAAT GAAAATCAAAATGAGATGAATAAGCAACCAGAACAAGAAGTGATTGTGGAG GAGGGCACACAAGAAGTAGATTCAAGGGTTGCTGCAGTCGGGGACCTCGAGGCACATCAAAATGACGATAAGGCCATGGATGCCAGCCCAAACAATTTACCGGAAACTCAGT CATCTCCACAATATAATATTAAGCATCCAGTCCCACCCGAGAAGAGAGCAAACAGGAG GGTTGCCAGTAAGCggaagctggaaccatctgaaggTCAGAAAGACTCAAACATAGAGGAGGGCATTACTGCCAAACTTCACTCAACTTCCAGCGAACCACCGCATCATGAAGACATGAG AAAATCTAAAAGGCAAAAATCGTCAAGATCAAACCCAGTATCTTGTGAGGTCACAGAGGGCACTCTTGAGACGGCGCAAGAGGATATTGTTGCCCCTTTACCTCCTTCCAGTTCAAAAATCTCTACCGAGCAGAGTGAAACGGGGAAACAGAATGCTCGCCGTCCTTCGACGGAACCTCCTGAAGAGCAGGCGGCAGGGAGGTCTTCAGTGGAGGTGACTGGTAGAAGGTCTTCCATGCGGGGAGCAGCAAAGGCTGTCTCTTACAAGGAGATACCACTGAATGTGAAGATGCGACGACCTTAA
- the LOC124690889 gene encoding GPI transamidase component PIG-T, with product SAAAEEEFTEELLLRPLPDRKALAHFHFRSSTPAPGRHHHLFPKAISHLVQKFHISELELSFTQGRWNYETWGGHDPLSTNTKPPGVELWAVFDLPLSEIDGTWKNLTHALSGLFCASINFLESSTAFSAPRWGFKSNEGNLRYGALPREAVCTENLTPWLKLLPCRDKAGIASLLYRPSIYKGYYHSQKLKLTTSKTGGIVLDQSLTVVLQPNTARGKQLHSADGKPQPSWSLEHLFNRKLSGKCLVSKSSRIFVEIEKGILAESGPEVSWSNEFFELSTAPDRVLKELDHLDVQSSSLYEYDLGNYNDDKPLDVGITWKLPLIWSCSPAPYYARRFLMGSGNERGSIALSFLSTDLHKQLGGSSNDCSLKAVVLQVFPWYVKVFYHSLQIFIDGSSKAIPEVLEMIHVTPSEDKLSPGTLEMLLRFPCGMQSATLILDFDKGFLHIDEYPPDANQGFDIPSALVSFPEFNSSRRYPETDPMFVSPLLENFKEENVVKSYTEVLLVPLTTPDFSMPYNVITFTCTVLALYFGSLLNALRRRIGEEESKLKKAASRPALIPMLIARLRGQKADPSNSESSPVSPAGLKLLLKVAFVAVVAVAFHYLSNS from the exons tctgcggcggcggaggaggagttcACGGAGGAGCTGCTCCTGCGGCCGCTGCCCGACCGCAAGGCGCTGGCCCACTTCCACTTCCGCTCCTCCACGCCCGCGCccggccgccaccaccacctcttcCCCAAGGCCATCTCCCACCTG GTCCAGAAGTTCCATATCAGCGAACTGGAGCTATCGTTCACGCAGGGGAGGTGGAACTACGAGACGTGGGGCGGACATGATCCGCTGTCAACAAACACAAAGCCCCCCGGTGTGGAGCTATGGGCGGTCTTCGACCTTCCTCTCTCCGAGattgatggcacatggaagaacctcACGCACGCGCTGTCAGGCCTGTTCTGCGCGTCCATCAACTTCCTAGAGTCTTCCACCGCCTTCTCGGCTCCTCGCTGGGGATTCAAATCGAATGAAGGCAACCTCCGATACGGTGCCTTGCCTCGTGAAGCTGTCTGCACCGAGAACCTCACACCTTGGCTGAAGCTTCTTCCGTGCCGTGACAAGGCTGGCATTGCCTCTTTGCTGTACAGGCCTTCGATTTATAAAGGGTACTACCATTCACAGAAGCTCAAGCTAACAACGTCCAAGACAGGAGGCATTGTTCTTGATCAGTCACTGACGGTTGTGCTGCAACCAAATACGGCTAGGGGTAAGCAGCTACATTCTGCTGATGGAAAACCTCAGCCTAGCTGGTCCTTGGAGCATCTGTTCAACAGGAAATTGTCCGGGAAATGTCTCGTTTCTAAATCCAGCAGGATATTTGTAGAGATTGAGAAAGGCATACTTGCCGAATCGGGGCCAGAAGTTTCTTGGAGCAATGAATTCTTTGAACTTTCCACCGCCCCTGACAGGGTGCTCAAAGAATTGGATCACTTGGACGTCCAATCATCGTCATTATATGAATATGATCTTGGTAACTACAATGATGATAAGCCTTTGGATGTGGGCATAACTTGGAAGCTTCCCCTCATATGGTCTTGCTCCCCCGCACCATATTATGCAAGAAGATTTCTTATGGGCAGTGGAAACGAAAGAGGGTCTATTGCTCTGTCATTTCTATCCACTGATTTACACAAGCAGTTGGGTGGCAGCTCAAATGATTGTTCATTAAAGGCTGTAGTTCTCCAGGTTTTTCCATGGTATGTTAAGGTCTTTTATCATAGCCTACAAATTTTCATTGACGGGAGCAGCAAGGCTATACCAGAAGTACTTGAAATGATCCATGTCACTCCTTCAGAAGACAAACTTTCGCCTGGAACGCTGGAGATGCTGCTAAGATTTCCTTGCGGCATGCAATCAGCTACCTTGATATTGGACTTTGACAAG GGATTCCTACACATAGATGAATACCCTCCTGATGCTAATCAAGGATTTGATATTCCATCAGCGTTGGTTAGCTTTCCTGAGTTTAATTCTAGCAGAAGATATCCCGAAACAGATCCAATGTTTGTATCACCTTTGCTAGAAAATTTTAAG GAAGAAAATGTTGTGAAATCATACACAGAAGTGCTGCTTGTTCCCTTGACAACTCCTGATTTCAGCATGCCGTATAATGTTATCACCTTCACTTGCACTGTCCTGGCTCTGTACTTCGGGTCACTACTTAATGCTTTGAGACGAAGAATTGGTGAGGAAGAGAGCAAGTTGAAAAAAGCAG CTTCAAGGCCTGCACTCATTCCTATGTTGATAGCTAGGCTAAGGGGTCAGAAGGCCGATCCATCAAACTCAGAATCCTCGCCTGTATCTCCAGCAGGGCTAAAACTACTACTAAAGGTTGCGTTCGTCGCGGTAGTAGCTGTTGCATTTCACTATCTGTCAAACAGTTGA